From the Arthrobacter sp. PM3 genome, one window contains:
- a CDS encoding LGFP repeat-containing protein gives MALAVPILLGGFAIPADAAVLPAPPSSANGKTPSQIDKTFASVRAKHPFLGAASGSVIWYSMGAVKTYKGGAIVWSIWFGTKIITSAGMRDAYLRLGGPDGIGLPTSAETKLKGGTIQSFTIGDLYWSPKGGAHMVASEIPWKGLGGVKGRLGYPTSDKINNGANRWFQKFEGGMIYTDWFARSPYKIVYKK, from the coding sequence GTGGCTCTGGCTGTCCCGATTCTTCTCGGTGGATTCGCTATTCCGGCTGACGCCGCAGTCCTGCCAGCACCGCCGAGTTCTGCTAATGGCAAGACCCCCTCTCAGATCGACAAGACGTTTGCCTCTGTCCGGGCCAAGCACCCGTTCCTGGGCGCGGCGTCCGGCAGCGTTATTTGGTATTCGATGGGCGCCGTCAAGACTTACAAGGGCGGTGCCATCGTCTGGAGCATATGGTTTGGCACGAAAATCATCACATCTGCCGGTATGCGCGATGCCTATCTTCGGCTGGGAGGACCCGACGGGATTGGCCTGCCGACTTCCGCAGAGACCAAGCTCAAGGGAGGGACGATCCAATCCTTCACAATCGGCGATCTCTACTGGTCGCCGAAGGGCGGCGCTCACATGGTTGCCAGCGAGATTCCTTGGAAGGGCCTGGGCGGGGTGAAGGGGCGGCTGGGCTACCCAACGTCGGACAAAATCAACAACGGAGCCAACCGCTGGTTCCAAAAGTTCGAGGGCGGCATGATTTACACAGACTGGTTCGCCCGCTCCCCCTACAAGATTGTCTACAAGAAGTAG
- a CDS encoding carbohydrate ABC transporter permease — protein sequence MRISDRRFALYLMAPAALFLAVFVAYPLFRLVADSFFKISPIAGGPRAFVGLDNYVRAFTSEAFIGAGWRTLAYTLVVVTLEFALGLGMALLFTTLGRKSEIWRTVFLYPLMIAPIVAGLLWKFLMIDNFGLIGTLLHQAGILQNPNQIGWLSDPGIVLFSVAVPDIWLTTSFMCLVLFAGLQNIPGDLIEAARLDGAKAPTLLFSIILPLLRPVIAVALVVRGIDAARAFDTILIQTNGGPQSASETMSLLIYRTMIRFGDPGLASAMGTIYLVAMLAVAFFAVATIWRPGKDN from the coding sequence GTGCGTATCTCCGATCGCCGCTTCGCCCTGTACCTCATGGCCCCGGCGGCCTTGTTCCTGGCAGTATTCGTGGCCTACCCGCTGTTCCGCCTCGTGGCAGACAGCTTCTTCAAGATCTCGCCGATCGCCGGCGGTCCCCGCGCCTTCGTGGGCCTGGATAATTACGTTCGGGCCTTCACCTCGGAGGCTTTCATAGGTGCGGGCTGGCGCACTCTCGCCTACACCTTGGTGGTGGTTACGCTCGAGTTTGCCCTGGGCCTGGGCATGGCCTTGCTATTCACCACCCTGGGGCGCAAGTCCGAGATCTGGCGGACAGTGTTCCTGTACCCGCTGATGATCGCGCCCATCGTCGCGGGCCTGCTGTGGAAGTTCCTCATGATCGACAACTTCGGCCTCATCGGCACCCTCCTGCACCAGGCCGGCATCCTGCAAAACCCCAACCAGATCGGCTGGCTGTCCGACCCGGGCATCGTCCTCTTCTCCGTGGCCGTCCCGGACATCTGGCTCACCACTTCCTTCATGTGCCTGGTGCTGTTTGCCGGACTCCAGAACATTCCCGGTGACCTCATCGAGGCGGCCCGGCTCGACGGCGCCAAGGCCCCGACGCTGCTCTTCAGCATCATCCTGCCGCTCCTGCGCCCCGTTATCGCCGTGGCATTGGTGGTGCGCGGCATCGACGCAGCCCGCGCCTTCGACACCATCCTGATCCAGACCAACGGCGGCCCCCAGTCGGCTTCCGAAACCATGAGCCTGCTGATCTACCGGACCATGATCCGCTTCGGCGATCCTGGACTGGCCAGCGCCATGGGCACCATCTACCTTGTCGCGATGCTCGCTGTCGCGTTCTTCGCGGTGGCCACCATTTGGCGGCCAGGAAAGGACAACTGA
- the metH gene encoding methionine synthase produces MPRYALDIESVPRPARAQALLDAVNHRVVIADGAMGTMLQGRELSLEADFQNLEGCNEILNDTRPDVIGDIHDAYFATGIDAVETNTFGANWSNLSDYGIDSRIEELARKGAEIARERAEAAEKTDGRMRWVLGSMGPGTKLPSLGHTSYDYLKQTFALQAEGLIDGGADAFLIETSQDLLQTKAAVNGCKQAIVARGIRLPIFVEVTVETTGTMLMGSEIGAALTALEPLGVDAIGLNCATGPDEMSEHLRHLSKQSSVAIACMPNAGLPILGANGAHYPLSPTELAAAHEQFVREFGLGLVGGCCGTTPEHMAAVVERLAPLRDSVAVTSGGRGADGERLPTEREAGIASLYHHVNFDQESAYLAIGERTNANGSKAFRQAMLEERWDDCVDIAREQVRVGAHLLDVCIDYVGRDGAADIKEVVSRFASASTLPLVIDSTEPPVLRAGLELIGGRPVVNSVNYEDGDGPDSRFARIMPLVKEHGTAVIALTIDEHGQARTTDGKVAIASRLVDALVGEWGMCVEDIIVDALTFPIATGQEETRRDGIETIEAIRQITTKYPGIQTTLGVSNVSFGLNPAARMVLNSVFLHEAVQAGLTSGIIDAAKIVPLASLPEEQRKVALDLVWDRREYDADGNVTYDPLASMLDLFAGVDTAALKDQRAAELAALPTGERLQRRIIDGEGKGLEEDLDLARAEGMTPLGIINDQLLEGMKVVGERFGAGEMQLPFVLQSAEVMKNAVALLEPHMEKSDASGKGTMVIATVRGDVHDIGKNLVDIILTNNGYKVVNIGIKQGIAEIIAAAEEHDADVIGMSGLLVKSTVVMKENLAELQSRGLAKKWPIILGGAALTRAYVEQDLAEQFEGTVRYAKDAFEGLTLMEPLVQVARGADPDAVGLPPLKKRIHKGGPKFTVTEPEAMPGRSDVATDNRVPSPPYWGTRIVRGVALHDYATFLDERATFMGQWGLKPGRGEDGASYEELVEREGRPRLRYWLDRILGEGMLDASVAYGYFPVVSEGEQVVVLHHGEDRDGVLGTPGLLAPDGGSDGPIGTERLRFDFPRQRRDRHLCLADFVRSRESGQIDVLPVQLVTAGNKIDEVTAELFKGNHYRDYYELNGLVMQLTEALAEFWHARIRSELGFAAEEPKDKAGLFKLDYRGARFSLGYPACPDMEDRRKVTELLRPERMGVVLSDELMLHPEQSTDAFVFHHPEAKYFKV; encoded by the coding sequence ATGCCTCGTTATGCGCTCGACATCGAATCCGTCCCCCGTCCTGCACGCGCCCAGGCGCTCCTGGATGCGGTGAACCACCGGGTGGTCATTGCCGACGGGGCGATGGGCACCATGCTGCAGGGCCGGGAACTCTCGCTCGAGGCCGACTTCCAGAACCTGGAGGGCTGCAACGAGATCCTCAACGACACCCGCCCGGACGTCATCGGGGACATCCACGATGCCTACTTCGCCACGGGCATCGACGCGGTCGAAACCAACACCTTCGGCGCGAACTGGTCCAACCTCTCCGACTACGGCATCGACAGCCGGATTGAGGAGCTCGCCCGCAAGGGCGCGGAGATCGCCAGGGAGCGCGCCGAGGCGGCGGAGAAAACCGACGGACGGATGCGGTGGGTCCTGGGCTCGATGGGACCGGGCACCAAGCTCCCCAGCCTCGGGCACACCAGCTACGACTACCTCAAGCAGACCTTCGCCCTGCAGGCCGAGGGCCTCATCGACGGGGGAGCGGATGCCTTCCTCATCGAGACCAGCCAGGACCTCCTGCAGACCAAGGCCGCCGTCAACGGCTGCAAGCAGGCGATCGTGGCCCGCGGCATCCGGCTCCCCATCTTCGTCGAGGTGACCGTGGAAACCACGGGCACTATGCTGATGGGCTCCGAGATCGGCGCCGCGCTCACGGCGCTGGAGCCGCTCGGCGTCGACGCCATCGGCCTGAACTGCGCCACCGGCCCGGACGAGATGAGCGAGCACCTGCGCCACCTGTCCAAGCAGTCCTCCGTCGCGATCGCCTGCATGCCCAACGCCGGCCTGCCGATCCTTGGCGCCAACGGCGCGCACTATCCGCTATCACCCACCGAACTCGCCGCCGCGCACGAGCAGTTCGTGCGGGAATTCGGCCTGGGGCTCGTCGGCGGGTGTTGCGGTACGACGCCGGAGCACATGGCCGCCGTCGTCGAACGTCTTGCGCCCTTGCGCGACAGCGTGGCCGTCACCAGCGGCGGGAGGGGCGCCGACGGCGAACGCCTCCCCACCGAGCGTGAAGCAGGCATCGCGTCCCTCTACCACCACGTGAATTTCGACCAGGAGTCCGCGTACCTCGCCATTGGCGAGCGCACCAACGCGAACGGTTCGAAGGCGTTCCGCCAGGCGATGCTGGAAGAGCGCTGGGACGACTGCGTCGATATCGCCCGTGAGCAGGTCCGCGTCGGCGCACACCTGCTCGACGTCTGCATCGACTACGTGGGGCGCGACGGCGCGGCCGACATCAAGGAGGTCGTCTCACGTTTCGCGTCGGCCTCCACGCTCCCGCTCGTCATCGACTCCACCGAACCGCCCGTCCTGCGGGCCGGGCTCGAACTCATCGGCGGACGCCCGGTGGTCAACTCCGTCAACTACGAGGACGGCGACGGCCCGGACAGCCGCTTCGCGCGCATCATGCCGCTCGTGAAGGAACACGGCACGGCCGTGATCGCCCTGACCATCGACGAGCACGGCCAGGCCCGCACCACCGACGGTAAGGTGGCCATCGCCTCGCGCCTCGTCGACGCCCTGGTGGGCGAATGGGGGATGTGCGTCGAGGACATCATCGTTGACGCCCTCACGTTCCCCATCGCCACCGGCCAGGAAGAAACCCGCCGGGACGGCATCGAAACGATCGAGGCCATCCGCCAGATCACCACGAAGTACCCCGGCATCCAGACCACCCTCGGCGTCTCCAACGTGTCCTTCGGCCTGAACCCGGCGGCGCGCATGGTCCTGAACTCGGTGTTCCTGCACGAGGCCGTGCAGGCGGGCCTGACCAGCGGCATCATCGACGCCGCCAAGATCGTGCCGCTCGCCTCACTGCCGGAGGAGCAGCGCAAGGTGGCCCTGGACCTCGTCTGGGACCGCCGCGAATACGACGCCGACGGCAACGTCACGTACGATCCCCTGGCCAGCATGCTGGACCTGTTCGCCGGCGTCGACACCGCAGCGCTGAAGGACCAGCGCGCCGCGGAACTCGCGGCGCTGCCCACCGGCGAACGCCTGCAGCGGCGCATCATCGACGGCGAGGGCAAGGGCCTTGAAGAGGACCTCGACCTGGCGCGGGCCGAGGGCATGACCCCGCTCGGCATCATCAACGACCAGCTGCTCGAAGGCATGAAAGTTGTGGGTGAGCGCTTCGGCGCGGGCGAAATGCAGCTGCCCTTCGTGCTGCAGTCCGCCGAGGTGATGAAGAACGCGGTGGCTTTGCTCGAGCCGCACATGGAGAAGTCGGATGCGTCGGGCAAGGGCACCATGGTGATCGCCACCGTGCGCGGCGATGTGCACGATATCGGCAAGAACCTGGTGGACATCATCCTCACCAACAACGGCTACAAAGTGGTCAACATCGGCATCAAGCAGGGGATCGCCGAGATCATTGCCGCGGCCGAAGAGCACGACGCGGACGTGATCGGCATGTCGGGCCTGCTCGTGAAGTCCACGGTGGTGATGAAGGAGAACCTCGCCGAACTGCAGTCCCGGGGGCTCGCGAAGAAGTGGCCAATCATCCTCGGCGGCGCAGCCCTGACCCGCGCCTACGTGGAGCAGGACCTTGCGGAGCAGTTTGAAGGCACCGTCAGGTACGCCAAGGACGCCTTTGAGGGCCTGACACTCATGGAACCCCTGGTGCAGGTGGCCCGCGGCGCCGATCCCGACGCCGTCGGCCTTCCGCCGCTGAAGAAGCGGATCCATAAGGGAGGGCCGAAGTTCACGGTCACCGAGCCGGAGGCGATGCCCGGCCGTTCCGACGTCGCCACCGACAACCGCGTGCCGTCGCCGCCGTACTGGGGCACGCGCATTGTGCGCGGCGTCGCGCTCCACGACTACGCTACGTTCCTCGACGAACGCGCCACCTTCATGGGGCAGTGGGGGCTCAAGCCCGGCCGCGGCGAGGACGGCGCCTCTTACGAGGAGCTCGTGGAACGCGAGGGCCGGCCGCGCCTGCGGTACTGGCTGGACCGCATCCTCGGCGAGGGCATGCTCGACGCGTCGGTCGCGTACGGCTACTTCCCGGTGGTCTCCGAAGGGGAACAGGTGGTGGTGCTGCACCACGGCGAGGACCGCGACGGCGTCCTCGGCACCCCGGGCCTGCTCGCCCCCGACGGCGGATCAGACGGTCCGATCGGCACCGAGCGGCTGCGTTTCGACTTCCCGCGCCAGCGCCGGGACCGGCACCTGTGCCTCGCGGACTTTGTGCGCTCGCGCGAATCGGGGCAGATCGACGTCCTGCCGGTGCAGCTGGTCACCGCCGGCAACAAGATCGATGAGGTGACGGCCGAGCTGTTCAAGGGGAACCACTACCGGGACTACTACGAGCTCAACGGCTTGGTCATGCAGCTGACCGAGGCGCTGGCGGAGTTCTGGCACGCACGCATCCGTTCCGAGCTGGGGTTCGCGGCCGAGGAGCCGAAGGACAAGGCCGGCTTGTTCAAGTTGGACTACCGCGGCGCACGGTTCTCGCTCGGCTACCCGGCGTGCCCGGACATGGAGGACCGCCGCAAGGTGACGGAACTGCTGCGTCCGGAGCGGATGGGCGTGGTCCTGAGTGATGAGCTGATGCTGCACCCCGAGCAGTCCACCGACGCGTTCGTGTTCCACCACCCGGAGGCGAAGTACTTCAAGGTGTGA
- a CDS encoding PadR family transcriptional regulator — MKGIYDDKFSGGGPADGRFGRGRSRRGPHGHGGFGPGRGFGPGFGPGFGPGFGPGGPRRASKGDVRAAILSLLAEAPSNGYGLIKTIAEKTSGAWRPSPGSVYPTLQQLVDEDLIAPEGDGRRTEFTLTDAGREYVAAHAEELDNAWNTEGQGSGAAFHQSVAKLMGVIHQFRFSATEDQRAAAIEKMDETRRALYLILAD; from the coding sequence ATGAAAGGCATTTACGACGACAAATTTTCCGGCGGCGGACCCGCCGACGGACGTTTCGGGCGTGGGCGGAGCCGGCGCGGACCCCACGGGCATGGCGGCTTCGGCCCGGGCCGCGGCTTCGGCCCAGGATTCGGGCCGGGCTTCGGCCCCGGATTCGGCCCCGGTGGTCCCCGCCGCGCCAGCAAGGGGGACGTCCGTGCGGCGATTCTCTCCCTCCTGGCCGAAGCACCCTCCAACGGCTACGGCCTGATCAAGACCATCGCGGAGAAGACCTCGGGCGCCTGGCGGCCCAGCCCGGGCTCCGTGTACCCGACGCTGCAGCAACTCGTCGACGAGGACCTGATCGCCCCCGAAGGCGACGGACGGCGCACCGAGTTCACGCTCACCGACGCCGGCCGGGAGTACGTCGCTGCCCACGCCGAGGAACTGGATAACGCCTGGAATACCGAGGGCCAAGGATCCGGTGCCGCGTTCCACCAGAGCGTGGCCAAGCTCATGGGCGTCATTCACCAGTTCCGCTTCTCCGCGACTGAGGATCAGCGCGCCGCCGCGATCGAAAAGATGGACGAGACCCGCCGCGCTCTCTACCTCATCCTCGCTGACTAG
- a CDS encoding ATP-binding cassette domain-containing protein, translated as MTFRPAPLRAGAALAAVFIAARVVYRILFNGAGTGEPVLLNLPPVPLPPPFAHVVLLGPVTAPGLWAAVLSAVPIAAMILGFGLLNACVDVARGFRHLARGGPLQGTARTLVVAWAALPALSDAVSSVRLAFRLRGERFGARALVPVLERTLEHAGRVAAALELRGFGSRAAHQPAADADAPVLVRDAQFRIGDARVRVTGFTPPGGSITVITGPTGSGKSTILRGIAGLLSHVDGGDISGTVRVAGTDRAATPPRDTARRIGVVLQNPRTAFAATRVRDEIALALELRGVAAGPAKIRALDAAERIGVTALLDRNLSTLSAGEATLVAIAAAVVDHPALLLVDEPLADLDTAARGRVIAVLHALARDEGVCVIVAEHRAEALVPVADAWWTLDGGALVPGIAPTPPAASAPAAAHPMPVPDTEHAPVLTATSLAVHRAGKPLVREASLTLHRGEVVALVGPNGAGKSSLLVALALGQGTPGDSAAETKTLDGGRVALVPDASDDLFTRDTVAAELRAAERRRDRTSHRSSWRRSNRHRPGTEHVPPMSAEARLGRLRGDVRMPIGHEHPRDLSAGERRILAIALQTMDDPQVLLIDEPTRGLDAEARTAVAAALRAAAEDGAAVLIATHDLDFARGLGARILPMCDGVAPSSVAETVTAGASTARSTTTQPVAARSVTTLPVAGPRLPGRQPENPGAAVKAPRIRLPRGVEFAVLAAANLVALAAFCWPLLAAALPGDAAAALPYAAMAIAPVAAVAVVVSLDGSVRSAHTVALLGVLAAIGSAVRVASTGVGGVEAVFILLILAGRAFGARFGLLLGAATIAVSSVVWGGIGPWTPFQIFACAWVGAGAGLLPRRVRGKAELWMLCGYGALASYAFGLLTNLWFWPFAVGAGTGISYVPGAPLSTNLSSFLLYSLLTSTAGWDTLRAITTIVGITLVGRAILAALRRVKPVTSQGGQVAQAQPSQDRDRLQLTP; from the coding sequence ATGACCTTTCGACCCGCGCCGTTACGTGCAGGGGCGGCTCTCGCCGCCGTCTTCATCGCGGCGCGGGTCGTCTACCGAATCCTCTTCAACGGGGCGGGCACCGGGGAACCGGTTCTGCTGAACCTGCCGCCGGTGCCGCTGCCTCCCCCGTTCGCCCATGTGGTCCTCCTCGGTCCGGTCACGGCGCCCGGCCTCTGGGCTGCCGTCCTGTCCGCCGTGCCGATCGCCGCGATGATCCTCGGCTTCGGCCTGCTCAACGCCTGCGTCGACGTGGCCCGCGGCTTCCGGCACCTGGCCCGCGGCGGCCCCCTGCAGGGCACCGCCCGGACGCTCGTGGTGGCGTGGGCGGCGCTTCCGGCGCTCTCCGACGCCGTCTCCTCCGTACGCCTGGCGTTCCGGCTGCGGGGCGAACGCTTCGGAGCCCGAGCGCTGGTCCCCGTGCTCGAGCGCACCCTCGAACATGCCGGCCGCGTGGCCGCGGCCCTGGAATTGCGCGGCTTCGGCAGCCGCGCAGCCCACCAGCCCGCGGCCGACGCCGATGCACCGGTTCTCGTCCGGGACGCCCAGTTCCGCATTGGTGACGCACGGGTGCGCGTCACCGGATTCACGCCCCCGGGCGGCTCAATCACGGTCATCACGGGGCCGACCGGCTCCGGCAAGTCCACGATCCTGCGCGGCATCGCGGGGCTGCTCTCCCATGTGGACGGCGGGGACATCTCCGGCACGGTGCGCGTCGCCGGGACGGACCGTGCCGCCACGCCGCCGCGCGATACCGCGCGCCGGATCGGCGTCGTCCTGCAGAACCCCCGCACCGCCTTCGCCGCCACCCGGGTCCGGGACGAAATCGCTCTCGCACTCGAGCTGCGCGGCGTGGCGGCCGGCCCCGCCAAGATCCGGGCGCTGGACGCCGCGGAAAGAATCGGCGTGACAGCCCTGCTGGACCGGAACCTCAGCACCCTCTCGGCCGGTGAGGCAACGCTCGTGGCCATCGCCGCCGCCGTCGTGGACCACCCGGCCCTGCTCCTGGTTGACGAACCCCTCGCCGACCTCGACACCGCGGCCCGCGGACGCGTCATCGCAGTGCTCCACGCCCTCGCCCGCGACGAGGGTGTCTGCGTCATCGTGGCGGAGCACCGGGCGGAAGCGCTCGTCCCCGTCGCCGACGCCTGGTGGACCCTCGACGGCGGCGCCCTGGTGCCGGGCATCGCGCCGACCCCACCGGCCGCTTCAGCCCCGGCTGCTGCCCACCCGATGCCCGTTCCGGACACGGAGCACGCGCCCGTGCTGACCGCGACAAGCCTCGCGGTACACCGTGCGGGCAAGCCGCTGGTGCGTGAGGCTTCGCTGACCCTGCACCGCGGTGAAGTGGTCGCCCTGGTGGGGCCGAACGGGGCCGGGAAGTCGTCCCTCCTGGTGGCGCTTGCCTTGGGACAGGGCACACCAGGTGACAGCGCGGCCGAGACAAAGACGCTCGACGGCGGCCGCGTCGCCCTCGTCCCGGATGCCTCCGACGACCTTTTCACGAGGGACACGGTCGCGGCAGAGCTTCGAGCGGCCGAACGACGCCGGGACCGCACATCCCATCGTTCAAGCTGGCGTCGTTCAAACCGGCACCGCCCGGGGACTGAGCATGTCCCGCCCATGTCCGCGGAAGCGCGCCTTGGACGCCTTCGGGGCGACGTCCGGATGCCGATCGGCCACGAGCACCCGCGGGACCTCTCCGCCGGGGAGCGCAGAATCCTGGCGATTGCGCTGCAGACCATGGACGATCCCCAGGTTCTCCTGATCGACGAGCCGACCCGCGGGCTCGATGCCGAGGCACGCACGGCGGTCGCGGCGGCGCTGCGGGCCGCGGCGGAAGACGGCGCGGCGGTCCTGATCGCCACCCACGACCTCGATTTTGCCCGCGGCCTCGGCGCCCGGATCCTCCCGATGTGCGACGGCGTCGCCCCCTCGTCTGTGGCCGAAACTGTCACAGCCGGGGCCAGCACAGCGCGAAGCACCACAACGCAACCTGTCGCCGCACGCAGCGTCACGACACTGCCCGTTGCGGGGCCGCGGCTCCCCGGCCGGCAGCCGGAGAATCCCGGCGCGGCAGTGAAAGCCCCCCGCATCCGGCTGCCCCGGGGCGTGGAGTTCGCAGTGCTCGCTGCCGCGAACCTGGTGGCCCTGGCCGCGTTCTGCTGGCCGCTGCTCGCAGCAGCCCTCCCGGGGGACGCCGCCGCGGCCCTCCCCTACGCGGCCATGGCCATCGCGCCGGTTGCCGCGGTCGCCGTCGTGGTTTCCCTGGACGGCTCGGTCCGCTCCGCGCACACGGTGGCGCTGCTCGGCGTGCTGGCCGCCATCGGCTCGGCCGTGCGGGTGGCCAGCACCGGCGTCGGCGGTGTGGAGGCGGTCTTTATCCTGCTGATCCTGGCCGGCCGCGCCTTCGGTGCCCGTTTCGGCCTGCTCCTCGGCGCGGCCACCATCGCCGTGTCGAGCGTCGTGTGGGGCGGCATTGGGCCCTGGACGCCGTTCCAGATCTTCGCCTGCGCGTGGGTGGGCGCCGGGGCGGGCCTGCTCCCCCGCCGGGTGCGCGGCAAAGCCGAGCTATGGATGCTGTGCGGCTACGGGGCGCTGGCGTCCTACGCGTTCGGCCTGCTGACCAACCTGTGGTTCTGGCCGTTCGCGGTCGGCGCCGGCACCGGCATCTCCTACGTGCCCGGCGCGCCCCTGTCCACCAACCTCAGCAGCTTCCTGCTCTACTCGCTCCTGACCTCGACCGCCGGATGGGACACGCTCCGTGCCATCACGACGATCGTCGGCATCACCCTGGTGGGGCGGGCCATTCTCGCCGCCCTCCGGCGGGTGAAGCCGGTCACCAGCCAGGGAGGGCAGGTCGCCCAGGCCCAACCCAGCCAGGACAGGGACCGGCTTCAACTCACACCTTGA
- a CDS encoding ABC transporter substrate-binding protein — MSSRTTISRIAALGGLSTAVLLAATACGAGGPAATPGSAASTVNVLVEAGGHAELTGIAEQCKKDTGVDVNFVELPYDGMFNRLSSEFSSGNVSFDVAALDSVWLPSFKDAVQPIDELFTDDAKKDIFPALVKEANVDGHFIGMPAWTNSEIILYRKDLFEDAKNKADFKTKYGYDLAAPTTWKQYQDISEFFTKDGMYGTDVKGGVETEWLAHVLQAGSPMVLDANNNVVIDNAAHKEALDFYTSLAKSAPPGAAQVDWAAAQNLFNQGKTAMTRFWAHAYRQIPKDSPVAGKVGAAPMIGGTAGVAGVPGPWYLSVPKATKNSDAAKKFVKCAYDHNDLGIESSLGLAARISAFEKYQDKPGYESFKPLIETLKGQATATRPATAKWQQIVDTVLVPLLQKAVAGGDSTALLADAKKQIQDLLK, encoded by the coding sequence ATGTCTTCTCGAACCACGATTTCCCGGATCGCCGCCCTCGGCGGGCTGTCCACCGCGGTGCTTCTGGCAGCAACCGCCTGCGGCGCGGGGGGCCCGGCTGCAACGCCGGGTAGCGCCGCGAGCACCGTCAACGTCCTCGTCGAGGCGGGTGGCCATGCCGAACTGACAGGCATTGCCGAACAGTGCAAGAAGGACACGGGCGTTGACGTCAACTTCGTCGAACTGCCCTACGACGGCATGTTCAACAGGCTCTCCAGCGAGTTCTCCTCCGGCAACGTTTCCTTCGACGTCGCCGCGCTGGACTCCGTCTGGCTTCCCAGCTTCAAGGACGCGGTCCAGCCCATTGACGAACTCTTCACCGACGACGCGAAGAAGGACATCTTCCCCGCGCTCGTGAAGGAAGCGAACGTGGACGGGCACTTCATCGGCATGCCGGCCTGGACCAACTCCGAAATCATCCTGTACCGCAAGGACCTGTTCGAGGACGCCAAGAACAAGGCCGACTTCAAGACCAAGTACGGTTACGACCTCGCCGCGCCGACCACCTGGAAGCAATACCAGGACATCTCCGAGTTCTTCACGAAGGACGGCATGTACGGCACTGACGTGAAGGGTGGCGTCGAAACCGAATGGCTGGCCCATGTCCTCCAGGCCGGTTCCCCGATGGTCCTCGATGCGAACAACAACGTCGTGATTGACAACGCCGCGCACAAGGAAGCCCTCGACTTCTACACCAGCCTGGCCAAGTCGGCCCCTCCCGGCGCCGCTCAGGTGGACTGGGCAGCAGCGCAGAACCTGTTCAACCAGGGCAAGACTGCGATGACCCGGTTCTGGGCCCACGCCTACCGGCAGATCCCCAAAGATTCCCCGGTTGCCGGCAAGGTCGGCGCCGCTCCGATGATCGGCGGCACTGCCGGGGTGGCCGGTGTTCCCGGCCCCTGGTACCTCTCCGTGCCCAAGGCAACCAAGAACAGCGATGCTGCCAAGAAGTTCGTCAAGTGCGCCTATGACCACAATGACCTCGGCATCGAATCCAGCCTAGGCCTGGCCGCCCGCATCTCGGCCTTCGAGAAGTACCAGGACAAGCCGGGCTACGAGAGCTTCAAGCCGCTCATCGAAACCCTCAAGGGCCAGGCAACCGCCACGCGGCCTGCCACTGCCAAATGGCAGCAGATCGTGGACACCGTCCTGGTTCCCCTGCTGCAAAAGGCCGTAGCGGGCGGCGACTCCACCGCTCTCCTGGCCGACGCGAAGAAGCAGATCCAGGACCTCCTCAAGTAA